The Ignavibacteria bacterium genome contains the following window.
CAAAGGTTATGAATATATCTTACAGATGGATGCAGATTTTTCTCACGAACCAAAAGAGATTAAAAATTTCTTAAAAAGAATTCAGGAATGTGATCTTGTTATTGGTTCAAGATATAAAGATGGTGTTAGAGTCCTGAATTGGCCCCTTAGCAGATTATTCCTTAGTGTTTTTGCAAATCTTTATACTATGATAATTACCGGAATGCCAGTGAAAGATGCAACTGGTGGTTACAAATGCTTTAGAAGAAAAGTTCTTGAAGCGATTGATCTAGATAAAATTCGTTCCAATGGATACGCATTTCAAATCGAAATGAATTTTAAAGCTTATCGAAAAGGATTTAAAATCTGTGAGATGCCAATTGTATTTACAGATCGAGTTAAGGGTAAATCCAAAATGAGTAAAAAAATTGTAATTGAAGCCGCCTGGATGGTCTGGAAATTAAGAATTCAAAGTTTGATTGGAATGCTTCGTTAATATGAAAGAGCTTTCAATTATAATAGTTAATTATAATGTAAAAGCTTTCCTTCAGAATTGTTTGCTTTCAATTAAGAAAGCAACAGAAAAAATTGATAGTGAAATTATAGTCGTAGATAACGCGTCTGACGATGGAAGTATTGAATTAATTAAAAAAAACTTTACTGATGTAATTTTAATAGAATCAAAAACAAACTTAGGTTTTAGCAAGGCTAACAACTTAGGTCTGAAAATTTCTCAGGGCAAATTTATTTGTTTGATTAATCCTGATACAATTGTGGAAGAGAATACATTTAAAGTAATGATTGATTTTATGGAGGATCATCCAGAAGTAGGACTGGCTGGATGTCGAATTTTAAATCCTGATGGAACTTTTCAATTAGCCTGCAGAAGGAGTTTCCCAACTCCGTGGGTCGCATTCACAAAGATAATTGGATTGAGTAAACTTTTTCCAAAATCAAAACTATTTGCCAGATACAATTTGACATATTTAGATGAAAATCAATCCTATGAAGTTGATGCTGTAAGTGGTTCATTTATGTTTTTGCGGAGAGAAGTCTATGAAAAAATTGGTGGCTTGGATGAAACATTTTTTATGTATGGTGAAGATTTAGATTATTGTTATCGTGTTAAACAGGCTGGATACAAAGTTTATTATGTCCATTCAACTCAGATCATTCATTTCAAAGGTGAAAGTACAAAACGAAGCAACATTGATGAGCTGAAGCATTTTTACGATGCGATGCGTCTTTTTGTACGTAAACATTTTTCAGGCAGCTGGTTAATTGAAATTATTTTACAAATGGCTATAAACTTACGGAGTTTTTTGGCTTTTATTGGAAAAAGATCTTTGATTTTGCTGGCTATCGTAATTGATTTCATTTTATTTAATCTTTCCGTTTTGGCAGCTGAGTTAATTTAC
Protein-coding sequences here:
- a CDS encoding polyprenol monophosphomannose synthase; this encodes MNKAIVIIPTYNESENIKKLIPEILKRTNGEIDILIVDDNSPDGTSDVVRNFQREHQNIFLMTRPKKAGLGTAYVEGFKFALSKGYEYILQMDADFSHEPKEIKNFLKRIQECDLVIGSRYKDGVRVLNWPLSRLFLSVFANLYTMIITGMPVKDATGGYKCFRRKVLEAIDLDKIRSNGYAFQIEMNFKAYRKGFKICEMPIVFTDRVKGKSKMSKKIVIEAAWMVWKLRIQSLIGMLR